In a single window of the Elaeis guineensis isolate ETL-2024a chromosome 6, EG11, whole genome shotgun sequence genome:
- the LOC105036373 gene encoding probable indole-3-pyruvate monooxygenase YUCCA10: MRKQVVIVGAGPSGLATAACLNSLCIPNIMLEKEDCAASLWKKRTYDRLKLHLAKQFCALPHFPFPKSTATFVPKNDFIRYVDNYVAYFNLMPIYHTTVESASFDERSKTWSIEARNGVTGKVDVYTAMFLVIASGENSEGFIPDIPGLESFPGEVIHSSYYKSGKLYNDEKVLVVGSGNSGMEIAFDLSNYGAQTSITIRSPLNVMPKEYIRLGMVLAKYLPIRFVDCLLLMLSKLKFGDLSNYGIVTPNMGPLADKAATGRSAVIDVGTIAKIKSGEIQVVKEPLRITGNEVAFSDGKSYHFDAIIFATGYKSITNTWLKDYDFILNKDGFPKQQFPNHWKGKNGLYCVGLARRGLQGVSMDAQNIANDIAEIVNGSNGAP, encoded by the exons ATGAGGAAGCAGGTAGTCATTGTGGGTGCAGGCCCATCAGGCCTTGCGACTGCTGCTTGTCTAAATAGCCTCTGCATCCCCAATATCATGTTGGAGAAGGAAGACTGCGCTGCTTCTCTTTGGAAGAAGAGGACATATGATCGCTTGAAGCTTCACTTGGCCAAGCAATTTTGTGCACTGCCACATTTTCCATTTCCCAAGTCAACCGCCACCTTTGTTCCTAAGAATGATTTCATCCGGTATGTCGATAACTATGTAGCATATTTCAACCTGATGCCCATCTACCATACCACCGTTGAGTCTGCTTCATTTGATGAAAGAAGCAAAACATGGAGCATTGAGGCCCGCAACGGAGTAACAGGCAAGGTGGACGTGTACACTGCAATGTTTTTAGTCATAGCAAGTGGGGAGAATAGCGAGGGGTTTATTCCAGATATCCCCGGGCTTGAGAGCTTCCCTGGGGAAGTAATTCACTCGTCCTACTACAAATCAGGGAAGTTATACAACGACGAAAAGGTTCTTGTTGTAGGCAGTGGCAACTCCGGCATGGAGATTGCCTTTGATCTCTCCAATTATGGAGCCCAGACCTCCATTACCATACGAAGTCCG CTCAACGTGATGCCAAAGGAGTATATACGTTTGGGGATGGTTCTTGCGAAATACCTCCCTATCAGATTCGTTGATTGCCTTCTTCTTATGCTGAGCAAATTGAAGTTTGGGGATTTGTCCAATTACGGGATTGTTACGCCAAATATGGGCCCACTTGCCGATAAGGCAGCCACTGGTAGGTCTGCGGTTATTGATGTTGGCACCATAGCAAAGATCAAGAGCGGAGAGATTCAG GTTGTCAAAGAGCCATTACGCATTACAGGAAATGAGGTCGCTTTTTCAGATGGCAAGTCTTATCATTTTGATGCTATAATTTTTGCAACAGGATACAAGAGTATCACAAATACTTGGTTGAAG GATTATgatttcatcttaaataaagatggATTCCCCAAGCAACAATTTCCAAACCATTGGAAGGGAAAAAATGGCCTATACTGTGTGGGCTTGGCGAGAAGAGGATTGCAGGGTGTCTCCATGGATGCTCAGAATATTGCAAATGATATTGCAGAAATAGTCAATGGTAGCAACGGAGCTCCTTAA